GCCGTCCGGACAATCCCAACCGCAACTGACCTGAGGTCTTTCTGAAGGTGAAGGGGCTTCCGCGCTATCGGAACACGACCGTGCGGTGCCCGTTCAGCAGCACGCGGTGCTCGCTGTGCCACTTCACCGCGCGCGCCAGCACCTGGCTTTCGGTGTCGCGGCCGCGGGCCGTGAGGTCTTCGACCGTGTCGGTGTGGTCGGCGCGCGCCACGTCCTGCTCGATGATCGGGCCTTCGTCGAGATCGGCCGTCACGTAGTGGGCGGTGGCGCCGATCAGCTTCACGCCGCGGTCGTGCGCCTGGTAGTAGGGCTTGGCGCCCTTGAAGCTCGGCAGGAACGAGTGATGGATGTTGATGGCCCGGCCCGCCAGGCTCTTGCACAGGTCGTTGCTCAGGATCTGCATGTAGCGCGCAAGCACCACGAGCTCCGCGCCCTCGGCCTCGATGATTTCCAACTGCTTTGCTTCGCCCTGCGCCTTGGTGGCGGCCGTCACGGGAATGTGATGGAAGGGCACGTTGTAGCTGGCGGCCAGCTGGTAGAACTC
The Variovorax paradoxus genome window above contains:
- the purU gene encoding formyltetrahydrofolate deformylase, which produces MTTTTPAYILTLSCPDRTGIVHAVSGFLLERGGNIEEAAQYNDHDTGLFFMRVRFACSDHTEAALREQLATFGAGFGMSLQLHAAAEPMKTVILVSKEGHCLNDLLFRWKSGLLAIDVRAIISNHREFYQLAASYNVPFHHIPVTAATKAQGEAKQLEIIEAEGAELVVLARYMQILSNDLCKSLAGRAINIHHSFLPSFKGAKPYYQAHDRGVKLIGATAHYVTADLDEGPIIEQDVARADHTDTVEDLTARGRDTESQVLARAVKWHSEHRVLLNGHRTVVFR